One genomic segment of Vulpes vulpes isolate BD-2025 chromosome 2, VulVul3, whole genome shotgun sequence includes these proteins:
- the PTGES3L gene encoding putative protein PTGES3L isoform X1, with amino-acid sequence MPPGSGSRHGKSPLSHPYEAPPQLLCRQHARTLWYDRPKYVFMEFCVEDSTDVHVLIEDHRIVFSCKNADGVELYNEIEFYAKVNSKDSQDKRSGRSITCFVRKWKEKVAWPRLTKEDIKPVWLSVDFDNWRDWEGDEEVELAQVEHYAELLKKVSTKRPPPGMDDLDDDSDSADATSN; translated from the exons ATGCCACCGGGTAGCGGGAGCCGCCATGGCAAG tctcccctctcccacccctatGAAGCCCCACCGCAACTCCTCTGCAGGCAGCATGCTCGGACGCTGTGGTACGACCGGCCCAAGTATGTGTTCATGGAGTTTTGTGTTGAGGACAGCACCGACGTCCATGTGCTCATTGAAGACCACCGTATTGTGTTCAG CTGCAAGAATGCCGATGGAGTGGAGTTGTACAACGAGATTGAATTCTATGCCAAGGTGAACTCCAAG GACTCCCAGGATAAGCGCTCTGGTCGCTCCATTACTTGCTTTGTGAGGAAATGGAAGGAGAAGGTGGCCTGGCCCCgactcaccaaagaagatatcaAG CCGGTGTGGTTATCTGTGGACTTTGATAACTGGAGGGACTGGGAAGGGGATGAAGAAGTGGAGCTGGCTCAGGTGGAACATTACGCAGAG CTTTTGAAGAAGGTTAGCACCAAGAGACCTCCCCCTGGCATGGATGACCTGGAT gaTGATTCTGACAGCGCTGACGCAACAAGTAATTAA
- the PTGES3L gene encoding putative protein PTGES3L isoform X2, translating to MARQHARTLWYDRPKYVFMEFCVEDSTDVHVLIEDHRIVFSCKNADGVELYNEIEFYAKVNSKDSQDKRSGRSITCFVRKWKEKVAWPRLTKEDIKPVWLSVDFDNWRDWEGDEEVELAQVEHYAELLKKVSTKRPPPGMDDLDDDSDSADATSN from the exons ATGGCAAG GCAGCATGCTCGGACGCTGTGGTACGACCGGCCCAAGTATGTGTTCATGGAGTTTTGTGTTGAGGACAGCACCGACGTCCATGTGCTCATTGAAGACCACCGTATTGTGTTCAG CTGCAAGAATGCCGATGGAGTGGAGTTGTACAACGAGATTGAATTCTATGCCAAGGTGAACTCCAAG GACTCCCAGGATAAGCGCTCTGGTCGCTCCATTACTTGCTTTGTGAGGAAATGGAAGGAGAAGGTGGCCTGGCCCCgactcaccaaagaagatatcaAG CCGGTGTGGTTATCTGTGGACTTTGATAACTGGAGGGACTGGGAAGGGGATGAAGAAGTGGAGCTGGCTCAGGTGGAACATTACGCAGAG CTTTTGAAGAAGGTTAGCACCAAGAGACCTCCCCCTGGCATGGATGACCTGGAT gaTGATTCTGACAGCGCTGACGCAACAAGTAATTAA
- the PTGES3L gene encoding putative protein PTGES3L isoform X3, which yields MEFCVEDSTDVHVLIEDHRIVFSCKNADGVELYNEIEFYAKVNSKDSQDKRSGRSITCFVRKWKEKVAWPRLTKEDIKPVWLSVDFDNWRDWEGDEEVELAQVEHYAELLKKVSTKRPPPGMDDLDDDSDSADATSN from the exons ATGGAGTTTTGTGTTGAGGACAGCACCGACGTCCATGTGCTCATTGAAGACCACCGTATTGTGTTCAG CTGCAAGAATGCCGATGGAGTGGAGTTGTACAACGAGATTGAATTCTATGCCAAGGTGAACTCCAAG GACTCCCAGGATAAGCGCTCTGGTCGCTCCATTACTTGCTTTGTGAGGAAATGGAAGGAGAAGGTGGCCTGGCCCCgactcaccaaagaagatatcaAG CCGGTGTGGTTATCTGTGGACTTTGATAACTGGAGGGACTGGGAAGGGGATGAAGAAGTGGAGCTGGCTCAGGTGGAACATTACGCAGAG CTTTTGAAGAAGGTTAGCACCAAGAGACCTCCCCCTGGCATGGATGACCTGGAT gaTGATTCTGACAGCGCTGACGCAACAAGTAATTAA